GCATCCACGACATCTTGACGGTGGAGGTAGAGTTGCTCATGTAAATCTACCTTTACCGGACATATATTGCTACACGAAGCACACAGTGAACAGGCAAAAGGCAGCGAAGCATTTTTTTGAATCGCTTTACTCGCTCCAAGGGTGGAGCCAATAGGTCCTGGAATGGTGTAACCATAGCTATATCCTCCGCTTCTTCTATAAATCGGGCAGGTATTGAGACATGCGCCACAGCGGATACATTGAAGCGATTTGACATATTTTTTGTTGCCTAAGATTTGGCTTCTGCCATTGTCCACGATGATGATGTGCATCTCTCCTTCATGTTGCGGAGAGTGGTAATGAGAGGTATAGGTCGTGATCGGTTGTCCCGTGGCACTGCGTGCTAAAAGGCGGGTAAAGACAGAGAGATCCTTGAGTCGTGGGATAATCTTTTCAATTCCCATGGATGCAATATGTAATTTCGGAAGACTCGCACCAAGGTCAGCATTTCCCTCATTGGTACATACGACAATACCACCGGTTTCACTAATGGCAAAATTGACGCCCGTGAGTGCGGCATCGGCACCTAGAAATTTCTCTCGAAGATGTTTTCTGGCCTCATGTGTGAGATAGGTAGGGTCACTGTTGCCTTTTTGTGTATGGAGAAATTTTTCAAATGTTGTACCGACATCTTCTTTCTTGAGATGAATGGCTGGCAAGACGATGTGAGAAGGAGGTTCGTGTCGGAGTTGGACAATTCGTTCTCCCAAATCCGTGTCAACCACATCGATGCCATTTTCTTCTAAAAAAGGATTGAGATGGCACTCTTCTGTAAGCATGGATTTGCTTTTGACAAGTTTCGTCGCTCCATTACGGCGCAAGATATCGAGCACTATTTTGTTATGTTCTTGAGCATCTCGTGCCCAATGTACTTCAATATCGCGTTTTCTAGCATTGGTCTCAAATGCGCTGAGATAATGGTCTAAATTCGCTAATGTATGCGTTTTGATAGCATCAGCTTTATCTCTTAGTGCTTCCCACTCTGGCAGACTTTGTGCTTGGATGTCCCTTTTTTGGCGAACAAACCACAGTGCTTTGTCATGCCATTTCATACGGTTGGTATTTGAAGCAAATTTTTCGGCGAGTTTAGGATGGTCACTCATGCTAACCCCTTTGCTAATATTTGTGCGATGTAGATAGTTTTTATGGGGAGTTTATCTCGATCAATCAAGCCTTGCATGTGCATCAAACAAGACATATCTACCCCGGTGATATACTCACTGCCTGCTTTGATGTGATCCTCAAGTCGTGCTCGTCCCATCGCTACGCTCATGGCTTCTTCGCTCACCGCAAAGGTTCCTCCAAAGCCGCAGCATTCATCATTGCGCTCTAAGGTAGAAAAGGAGATATCTGATACCAAATCCAAGATATCTTTGATTTTAGAAAATGCTGGTGCATGGCATTCGCTCATGCTCGCAAGCCCGAGTTCTCGGTGTCCGTGACAAGAATTATGGATGCCCACTTTGTAAGGAAAACTGACATTGAGATGGTCTGGTTTGATGATATCGTGTATAAATTCGATGAGTTCATAAGTGTTTTTTTGGACGTGTTCAAAGCCCTCCATCTCAGAAACAAACTGAGCATAATGGTGTCGTACCATGCTCACACAACTACCACTTGGTGCGACGATATAATCATAGTGCTTGAAAATTTCTACAAATCGCTTAGCCAGTTGGGCACTCTCATGAGCGCACCCGGTATTGGCCATGGGTTGACCACAGCAGGTTTGTTCCAGTGGATAGTCCACATCCAATCCAAAACTTTCTAAAATCTTGAGAGTATCCATGGAGGCTTCAGGATATAATTCATTCATAAAACAGGGAATAAACAGTCCGATTTTCATCGCAAGTGCTCCTCTTGTATTGG
This genomic window from Sulfurospirillum sp. 1612 contains:
- a CDS encoding lactate utilization protein B; protein product: MSDHPKLAEKFASNTNRMKWHDKALWFVRQKRDIQAQSLPEWEALRDKADAIKTHTLANLDHYLSAFETNARKRDIEVHWARDAQEHNKIVLDILRRNGATKLVKSKSMLTEECHLNPFLEENGIDVVDTDLGERIVQLRHEPPSHIVLPAIHLKKEDVGTTFEKFLHTQKGNSDPTYLTHEARKHLREKFLGADAALTGVNFAISETGGIVVCTNEGNADLGASLPKLHIASMGIEKIIPRLKDLSVFTRLLARSATGQPITTYTSHYHSPQHEGEMHIIIVDNGRSQILGNKKYVKSLQCIRCGACLNTCPIYRRSGGYSYGYTIPGPIGSTLGASKAIQKNASLPFACSLCASCSNICPVKVDLHEQLYLHRQDVVDAGLLDKTKHRALKMATWVMKHPMIMDSGGKIARKLVPILPRNLLYSKFNVWGKNRELPPFPKQSFKELYKERKK
- a CDS encoding (Fe-S)-binding protein translates to MKIGLFIPCFMNELYPEASMDTLKILESFGLDVDYPLEQTCCGQPMANTGCAHESAQLAKRFVEIFKHYDYIVAPSGSCVSMVRHHYAQFVSEMEGFEHVQKNTYELIEFIHDIIKPDHLNVSFPYKVGIHNSCHGHRELGLASMSECHAPAFSKIKDILDLVSDISFSTLERNDECCGFGGTFAVSEEAMSVAMGRARLEDHIKAGSEYITGVDMSCLMHMQGLIDRDKLPIKTIYIAQILAKGLA